A single genomic interval of Deltaproteobacteria bacterium harbors:
- a CDS encoding sulfatase-like hydrolase/transferase, whose product MRSDLGRRAAPATAPPPSALLPELCALFAALLLGLADALFLATSPTREGAGLIPVALATIFFTAALAAVALRLGAWLTRLGHAPWLRALTLALLALPVTLPVSFALFRGTGIAARPVASYGPYLAATLLFAATLLGARATLALAPRLERARWPLAPLATAPLAAALLVGLADRRLYPNQYEYLHWVLLLLTTLCLLAGGLLLFARLRPTAVRWLAPAALVASLGPFVWAALHALPTHRARQLFAERTHVAARLVATYRSLLDLDRDGHSVVFGNRDCDNHDPSVHPFAEDLPENGRDEDCDGVDARRPPPPPRTDRVTDPAAYRRRLAGWRAQPDFRRHLDRTKGMNVVLLLVDTLRADVLRPSAEARRSYPRLTGLLASAQSFERAFSTGAGTDIGMATVLTGQLDPFRDGHPTLFERFQRGGYSTYGVYQREVERWLGRQIRFQRGLTKRHLVVNDPYRRDVGTQATAGMVVDAGISFLEQHRSGPFFLWLHFFDVHEHHQIDPATLPDPAAYRARRGLPFYRSLLRYVDGEIGRFLDALSRRGLDDRTIVVLASDHGEGLAQAPRLPLHHGDVLFNPLIHVPLGMRLPGLPGRRLAVPVSLADLYPSLADLCGLPSGETHGLSLLPYLFGLRQNELRSLERPLLLNEVKQHGIIVWPWKLLVWRDQGLAELYDLASDFGETSNLVDALPDRARSLSRLLGSYQLPVIDRLSAVRRPR is encoded by the coding sequence ATGCGCTCCGACCTCGGCCGACGCGCGGCCCCGGCCACCGCGCCGCCACCGAGCGCCCTCCTCCCCGAGCTCTGCGCGCTCTTCGCCGCCCTCCTCCTCGGGCTCGCCGACGCGCTCTTCCTGGCGACCTCCCCAACCCGCGAGGGGGCCGGACTCATTCCCGTCGCGCTCGCTACCATCTTCTTCACCGCGGCGCTCGCGGCCGTCGCGCTGCGGCTCGGCGCCTGGCTGACTCGCCTCGGACACGCCCCCTGGCTACGCGCGCTGACCCTCGCGCTCCTGGCGCTCCCCGTGACCCTGCCCGTCAGCTTCGCTCTCTTTCGCGGGACCGGTATCGCCGCGCGCCCGGTGGCGAGCTACGGGCCCTACCTCGCCGCGACGCTCCTCTTCGCCGCGACGCTCCTCGGCGCGCGCGCGACGCTGGCCCTCGCGCCCCGCCTCGAGCGCGCCCGCTGGCCTCTCGCCCCGCTCGCCACGGCTCCGCTCGCCGCAGCCCTGCTCGTCGGCCTCGCGGACCGCCGCCTCTACCCGAACCAGTACGAATACCTGCACTGGGTGCTGCTCCTCCTCACCACGCTCTGCCTGCTCGCCGGCGGCCTTCTGCTCTTTGCCCGGCTGCGTCCCACCGCCGTGCGGTGGCTCGCGCCCGCCGCGCTCGTCGCGTCGCTCGGCCCCTTCGTCTGGGCCGCCCTCCACGCGCTGCCCACCCACCGCGCGCGCCAGCTCTTCGCCGAGCGCACGCACGTGGCCGCCCGCCTGGTCGCCACGTACCGGAGTCTGCTCGACCTGGACCGCGACGGTCATTCCGTCGTCTTCGGCAACCGGGACTGCGACAACCACGACCCCTCGGTGCACCCCTTCGCCGAGGACCTCCCCGAGAACGGGCGCGACGAGGACTGCGACGGCGTGGACGCTCGCCGCCCGCCCCCGCCGCCGCGCACGGACCGCGTCACGGACCCCGCCGCGTACCGCCGGAGGCTCGCCGGGTGGCGCGCGCAGCCCGACTTCCGCCGGCACCTGGACCGCACGAAGGGGATGAACGTGGTCCTGCTGCTCGTCGACACGCTGAGAGCCGACGTGCTCCGCCCCTCCGCCGAGGCGCGCCGCAGCTACCCCCGGCTGACCGGACTCCTCGCGTCGGCCCAGTCGTTCGAGCGCGCCTTCTCTACTGGCGCAGGAACCGACATCGGCATGGCCACCGTGCTCACGGGCCAGCTCGACCCCTTCCGGGACGGGCACCCGACCCTCTTCGAGCGCTTTCAGCGCGGCGGCTACAGCACCTACGGCGTCTACCAGCGAGAGGTGGAGCGCTGGCTGGGGCGCCAGATCCGCTTCCAGAGGGGGCTCACGAAGCGCCACCTGGTGGTGAACGACCCCTACCGCCGCGACGTGGGGACGCAGGCCACCGCCGGCATGGTGGTAGACGCCGGGATCTCCTTTCTCGAGCAGCACCGCAGCGGTCCCTTCTTCCTCTGGCTGCACTTCTTCGACGTGCACGAGCACCATCAGATCGACCCCGCCACGCTCCCCGACCCCGCGGCGTACCGGGCGCGACGCGGCCTCCCTTTCTATCGCAGCCTGCTGCGCTACGTGGACGGCGAGATCGGACGCTTCCTCGACGCGCTCTCGCGGCGCGGGCTCGACGACCGCACCATCGTCGTGCTGGCCAGCGACCACGGCGAGGGTCTGGCTCAGGCGCCCCGCCTGCCGCTCCACCACGGCGACGTGCTCTTCAACCCGCTCATCCACGTTCCCCTCGGGATGCGTCTACCGGGCCTTCCCGGCCGCCGCCTCGCGGTGCCCGTCAGCCTCGCCGACCTCTATCCGTCGCTCGCCGACCTCTGCGGTCTCCCCTCCGGCGAGACCCACGGCCTCAGCCTGCTCCCCTACCTCTTCGGCCTGCGGCAGAACGAGCTCCGCTCGCTCGAGCGCCCGCTCCTGCTGAACGAGGTCAAGCAGCACGGGATCATCGTCTGGCCCTGGAAGCTGCTCGTCTGGCGGGACCAGGGGCTGGCCGAGCTCTACGACCTCGCCTCGGACTTCGGAGAGACGAGCAACCTGGTCGACGCGTTGCCCGACCGCGCGCGCTCCCTCTCGCGACTTCTGGGGAGCTACCAGCTCCCCGTCATCGACCGCCTGAGCGCGGTGCGCCGCCCTCGCTGA
- a CDS encoding AAA family ATPase — protein MAIVRESECGSCGFANPGGHRYCGACGELLAGVEAGAVDGRSARRGELPDEIRTVSVAFADVVDFTKLSALHRLETIKALMDQIFERIYQVVVQHGGTVDKYIGDGVMALFGAPIAYGDDAVRAVRAGLAMQRAMAQLREELQARGLPAVSLRVGINTGSVIAGPVGAGPPRRYTVMGHTVNLASHLQEEAPIHGVLIGEGTYRRVRGLFELRQRGSTATYEVASERQGGLWVRPREVLGAEAEMVGRHEELAFLEELLERSVTESRTELVLVTGPAGVGKTRLAYEFLARVEQRRPEVLCAVGTAHPLTVDVPFGVAADALRSKLHLGPDEDSEAVRVALRSLLAGVGRERPAELELLSRLLGVDDAEEPTLTERPAARQSTELLLSLVDRLSRLRPLVLLVENLQWSDAPSLELVRTIHRRLADRPLLIVALARPELLVDPVALVDGPRSSRLEVGPLSDAAVAELLERVVGPTAACAELVQLVMRHAQGNPYHVEELLRTLEERKVLVRRLESWDLMDLPEELDLPPGIEAVTQARLDHLPPSQAQLLRLAAAVGRVFWDGLLRELAPGCSPLDLSALVRRELVLRQHGSRFRGQQQYRFLHEQTREVAYRMIPEPQRTALHRQIADWLLRQGESSPEELALVGRHLDLGGDRGRASDYLRRAGDAAYGAAAYVAAVQHYGRAIELCEAPARLFELLARRERVLNALGRWAEQRTDAERMVELAEELADAGRRSEALLRLGRALLNLGLHDEAKRALEGAAALAAERGDPEARCRSLRWLAMYHFNRSEHAQAQPLFEEALRVAEGAGLDALSAELAYELGVTVGTLGDYVRALEVSRRALEVFRRQGNRYQESFCLGNLGCFHLYLGEYVEAAEALAAAAELGRELELPLARASAEANLGNVLRLTDRSEASLALERQAEAVAQEIGDLRLAVDAQIYGALAAAELGGEQLAVAETLARRALESVGQAEMPSARAAALMALARALDRQGRLAEALEASADAVSVLEAVGAVEGFETEIRLVHGVLCRRAGREEEARRTLARARQELLQKAERIGGVERRRHFLERVAANVAVLAETPS, from the coding sequence GTGGCGATCGTCAGAGAAAGCGAGTGTGGAAGCTGCGGCTTCGCGAATCCGGGCGGCCACCGCTATTGCGGCGCCTGCGGGGAGCTCCTCGCGGGGGTTGAGGCCGGGGCGGTCGACGGGCGGAGCGCGCGGCGCGGCGAGCTCCCCGACGAGATCCGCACGGTCAGCGTGGCCTTCGCCGACGTGGTGGACTTCACCAAGCTCAGCGCCCTGCACCGGCTCGAGACGATCAAGGCCCTGATGGACCAGATCTTCGAGCGCATCTATCAGGTGGTGGTGCAGCACGGCGGGACGGTGGACAAGTACATCGGCGACGGCGTGATGGCGCTCTTCGGGGCGCCGATCGCCTACGGTGACGACGCGGTGCGCGCGGTGCGTGCGGGGCTCGCGATGCAGCGGGCGATGGCGCAGCTCCGCGAGGAGCTCCAGGCCCGGGGACTGCCGGCGGTGTCGCTCCGGGTGGGGATCAACACGGGCTCGGTCATCGCGGGACCCGTGGGAGCGGGTCCGCCTCGCCGGTACACGGTGATGGGGCACACGGTGAACCTCGCCTCGCACCTGCAGGAGGAGGCGCCGATCCACGGGGTCTTGATCGGTGAGGGGACCTACCGGCGCGTGCGGGGACTTTTCGAGCTGCGGCAGCGGGGCTCGACGGCGACCTACGAGGTCGCCTCGGAGCGCCAGGGGGGGCTCTGGGTGCGTCCGCGCGAGGTGCTCGGCGCGGAGGCCGAGATGGTCGGTCGCCACGAGGAGCTCGCGTTCCTCGAGGAGCTGCTCGAGCGGAGCGTCACCGAGAGCCGCACCGAGCTGGTGCTCGTGACGGGTCCCGCGGGGGTCGGCAAGACGCGTCTGGCCTACGAGTTCCTGGCGCGGGTGGAGCAGCGCCGCCCCGAGGTGCTGTGCGCGGTGGGGACGGCGCACCCGCTGACGGTGGACGTCCCCTTCGGCGTGGCCGCCGACGCGCTGCGGAGCAAGCTGCACCTCGGGCCCGACGAGGACTCGGAGGCCGTGCGCGTCGCGTTGCGGAGCTTGCTCGCCGGCGTGGGGCGGGAGAGGCCCGCCGAGCTCGAGCTGCTCTCGCGCCTGCTCGGCGTGGATGACGCGGAGGAGCCGACGCTCACGGAGCGGCCGGCGGCCCGCCAGAGCACGGAGCTCTTGTTGTCGCTCGTGGATCGGCTGAGTCGCCTGCGGCCGCTCGTCCTCCTGGTGGAGAACCTGCAGTGGAGCGACGCGCCGAGCCTCGAGCTGGTGCGGACGATCCACCGTCGCCTGGCGGACCGGCCGCTGCTGATCGTGGCTTTGGCCCGTCCCGAGCTCCTCGTCGACCCGGTGGCGCTCGTCGACGGGCCACGGAGCAGCCGGCTCGAGGTCGGCCCCCTGTCGGATGCGGCGGTCGCGGAGCTCCTCGAACGCGTGGTGGGGCCCACGGCGGCCTGCGCCGAGCTCGTGCAGCTCGTGATGCGCCACGCGCAGGGGAACCCGTACCACGTCGAGGAGCTCCTCCGCACGCTCGAGGAGCGCAAGGTGCTGGTCCGGCGCCTCGAGAGCTGGGACCTGATGGATCTGCCCGAGGAGCTCGACCTCCCGCCGGGGATCGAGGCGGTGACCCAGGCGCGCCTCGACCACCTGCCACCGAGCCAGGCGCAGCTTCTCCGCCTGGCGGCGGCCGTCGGGCGCGTCTTCTGGGACGGGCTGCTGCGCGAGCTCGCGCCGGGGTGCTCGCCCCTCGACCTCTCGGCGCTCGTCCGCCGCGAGCTGGTCCTCCGGCAGCACGGCAGCCGCTTCCGCGGACAGCAGCAGTATCGCTTCCTGCACGAGCAGACCCGCGAGGTGGCGTATCGCATGATCCCCGAGCCCCAGCGCACGGCGCTGCACCGGCAGATCGCCGACTGGCTCTTGCGACAGGGAGAGAGCTCGCCCGAGGAGCTCGCGCTCGTCGGGCGGCACCTCGATCTGGGGGGCGACCGCGGGCGCGCGAGCGACTACCTGCGGCGCGCGGGCGACGCGGCCTACGGCGCGGCCGCGTACGTGGCGGCCGTGCAGCACTACGGTCGGGCGATCGAGCTATGCGAAGCGCCGGCCCGCCTCTTCGAGCTGCTGGCTCGCCGCGAACGCGTGCTGAACGCGCTGGGTCGCTGGGCCGAGCAGCGCACCGACGCCGAGCGCATGGTGGAGCTCGCCGAGGAGCTGGCCGACGCGGGGCGGCGCAGCGAGGCCCTGCTCCGCCTCGGGCGCGCGCTGTTGAACCTGGGCCTTCACGACGAGGCGAAGCGGGCCCTCGAGGGGGCCGCGGCGCTGGCGGCGGAGCGCGGGGACCCCGAGGCGCGCTGTCGCTCGTTGCGCTGGCTCGCCATGTACCACTTCAATCGCAGCGAGCATGCGCAGGCCCAGCCGCTCTTCGAGGAGGCCTTGCGCGTGGCCGAGGGCGCCGGGCTCGACGCGCTCTCCGCCGAGCTGGCCTACGAGCTCGGCGTCACCGTCGGCACGCTCGGAGACTACGTGCGGGCGCTCGAGGTGTCGCGACGCGCGCTCGAGGTCTTCCGTCGCCAGGGGAACCGCTACCAGGAGTCGTTCTGCCTCGGGAACCTGGGGTGCTTCCATCTCTACCTCGGCGAGTACGTCGAGGCGGCAGAGGCGCTCGCCGCGGCGGCTGAGCTCGGCCGCGAGCTGGAGCTGCCGCTCGCACGCGCCTCGGCGGAGGCGAACCTGGGCAACGTGCTGCGGCTCACCGACCGGTCCGAGGCGAGTCTCGCGCTCGAACGCCAGGCGGAGGCCGTGGCGCAGGAGATCGGGGACCTTCGGCTGGCCGTGGACGCGCAGATCTACGGGGCGCTCGCCGCGGCGGAGCTCGGGGGCGAGCAGCTCGCGGTGGCCGAGACGCTGGCGCGCCGGGCGCTCGAGAGCGTGGGTCAGGCCGAGATGCCCTCGGCGCGGGCCGCGGCGCTCATGGCCCTCGCGCGCGCGCTCGACCGCCAGGGAAGGCTCGCCGAGGCGCTGGAGGCCTCGGCGGACGCTGTGTCCGTGCTGGAGGCGGTGGGCGCCGTGGAGGGTTTCGAGACCGAGATCCGGCTCGTGCACGGAGTGCTCTGTCGGCGGGCGGGTCGGGAGGAGGAGGCGCGGCGCACGCTGGCACGCGCCCGACAGGAGCTGCTGCAGAAGGCCGAGCGCATCGGCGGCGTAGAGCGCAGGCGGCACTTCCTCGAGCGCGTGGCGGCCAACGTGGCGGTCCTGGCCGAGACGCCGTCGTAG
- a CDS encoding alpha/beta hydrolase — protein sequence MKRPISNQPRYVEAGAGLPLLMVPGMEGSRWFWRYQLEELGGQYRAIACDLARRSPSLASTVADYAAEVLSLMDELALERAVLVGESFGGVVVQHLALAHPDRVAALVLCNTLDRPRPGGFGVNLFTLATLAHFGAVLAPGLTRAQRKRALDWVGRHRGFVMDPSPGNAALADHILDYGTACGAAAYADRLIAGLKVRHTERLGQIRAPTLVLSGSEDRVVLSDTADELRRRIPGAERVVIEGGGHCCPHTLPRETNAAIGAWLQRQDLSMKRPRVEPHAAARPRA from the coding sequence ATGAAACGTCCGATCTCGAATCAACCGCGCTACGTCGAAGCCGGGGCGGGCCTCCCGCTGCTCATGGTGCCGGGGATGGAGGGCTCGCGCTGGTTCTGGCGCTACCAGCTCGAGGAGCTCGGCGGGCAGTATCGGGCCATCGCCTGCGACCTCGCCCGGCGCTCCCCGAGCCTCGCGAGCACCGTCGCCGACTACGCCGCGGAGGTCCTCTCGCTGATGGACGAGCTCGCGCTCGAGCGCGCGGTCCTCGTGGGCGAGTCGTTCGGCGGCGTGGTCGTGCAGCACCTGGCGCTGGCCCACCCCGACCGGGTGGCCGCGCTCGTGCTCTGCAACACGCTCGATCGCCCGCGGCCCGGGGGCTTCGGCGTCAATCTCTTCACCCTGGCGACGCTCGCCCACTTCGGCGCGGTCCTGGCACCGGGCCTCACGCGGGCGCAACGCAAGCGCGCCCTCGACTGGGTGGGACGCCATCGCGGCTTCGTGATGGACCCCTCTCCGGGCAACGCGGCGCTGGCCGACCACATCCTGGACTACGGCACGGCCTGTGGCGCGGCGGCGTACGCCGACCGCCTGATCGCCGGCCTCAAGGTGCGCCACACCGAGCGCCTCGGACAGATCCGCGCGCCGACCCTGGTTCTCTCGGGGAGCGAGGACCGGGTCGTCCTCTCCGATACCGCGGACGAGCTGCGGCGACGCATCCCGGGGGCGGAACGGGTCGTGATCGAGGGGGGCGGTCATTGCTGCCCGCACACCCTGCCCCGCGAGACGAACGCCGCGATCGGGGCGTGGCTTCAGCGGCAGGACCTGTCGATGAAGCGTCCGCGGGTCGAGCCACACGCAGCAGCCCGCCCCCGCGCGTAG